A window of Vigna unguiculata cultivar IT97K-499-35 chromosome 4, ASM411807v1, whole genome shotgun sequence contains these coding sequences:
- the LOC114182461 gene encoding uncharacterized protein LOC114182461 → MEATDLVPLVGENYALKLKHSMQELLSKISEKSSNLSPLVSTFYELMQAKVDPPFEVIWAYAAITFRGRNPEKGDALDKILVAKDLFQLLSACSGSVCASKSIVLLAPVVFVLHGVIVELLGRELRCKREKKAMREVKSLVDVVLGYISLSCHNKVYEEESDSARLIFPFTDLAHLWVTMNGDAFRSLLPLVSSDVCDWICSRGFHVDYLGGAIIMEVFLLKLCLSFNLATSREGLEMKLKSWAVSSISSFQNIYFLEILMRTALETPLPLISIVKPEDEILSRKVIFDAVLFVDYPFLYSNANIQNLTLTRLIVTHGAVEYFRGLGDQNRTISYMKEFSASRLPLQIIKWVTSQNSLEEKAGRANGSSPKALILWLLSLENQGIRVFEDDILKNRAALGLDTSKPEHPASNLKKKIADDDLFYVDNAGEEGNTGEDDKQNKLISDAFVAAAQTMKLPKNKARKRKGKHSEKKIKFVKYDLHQNSKPVKARTSTADDSSSGESEVEDPISDTDA, encoded by the exons atgGAGGCCACAGATTTGGTCCCTTTAGTGGGTGAGAACTACGCCCTCAAGCTGAAACACTCAATGCAAGAACTTTTGTCTAAGATTTCCGAAAAGTCATCAAATTTGTCTCCTTTAGTCTCTACGTTTTACGAATTGATGCAAGCGAAGGTTGATCCACCCTTCGAGGTGATATGGGCCTATGCAGCAATAACCTTTCGTGGACGTAACCCGGAGAAAGGCGATGCCTTGGATAAAATATTGGTCGCCAAAGACTTGTTTCAGTTGCTATCTGCGTGTTCAGGTTCTGTTTGTGCTTCAAAGAGCATCGTTTTGCTGGCGCCTGTTGTTTTTGTGCTTCACGGAGTGATAGTGGAGCTGTTAGGAAGGGAATTGAGAtgtaagagagagaagaaagctATGAGGGAGGTGAAGTCTTTGGTGGATGTAGTTCTTGGGTATATAAGCCTTTCATGTCATAACAAGGTTTATGAGGAGGAATCTGATTCAGCGAGATTGATTTTTCCTTTCACTGATTTGGCTCATCTTTGGGTGACCATGAATGGTGACGCTTTTCGATCTTTGTTACCTCTTGTGAGCAGTGATGTTTGTGACTGGATTTGTTCTAGAGGGTTTCATGTTGATTACTTGGGTGGTGCTATCATCATGGAAGTGTTCTTATTGAAACTTTGTCTTTCTTTTAATCTGGCAACGTCAAGGGAAGGATTGGAAATGAAGCTGAAGAGTTGGGCTGTTAGCTCAATATCAAGCTTTCAGAACATATACTTTTTGG AGATCCTTATGAGGACGGCACTGGAGACACCATTGCCTCTGATCTCAATAGTG AAACCTGAAGATGAAATTCTATCTAGGAAAGTTATTTTTGATGCTGTACTATTTGTAGACTACCCTTTCCTCTATTCAAATGCCAACATACAAAACCTCACCTTAACCAGATTGATTGTTACTCATGGGGCTGTGGAGTATTTTAG AGGACTTGGTGATCAGAATAGAACTATCTCGTATATGAAGGAATTTTCTGCTTCTCGATTGCCATTGCAAATAATTAAATGGGTCACTAGCCAGAATAGTTTGGAAGAAAAAGCTGGCAGAGCTAATGGATCCTCTCCCAAAGCTCTTATAC TTTGGCTGCTGAGCCTTGAGAATCAAGGGATCAGAGTTTTTGAAGATGATATTTTAAAGAACCGTGCTGCATTAGGTCTTGATACTTCCAAACCGGAGCACCCTGCAAGtaacttgaagaagaagatagCAGATGATGACCTTTTCTATGTTGATAATGCTGGGGAAGAGGGAAATACAGGTGAGGATGATAAGCAAAACAAATTGATTAGTGATGCGTTTGTAGCTGCTGCACAAACTATGAAGTTACCCAAGAATAAAGCTcggaaaagaaaaggaaaacacagtgaaaagaaaattaaatttgtcaAATATGATCTCCATCAAAACTCTAAGCCAGTCAAAGCCAGGACTTCAACCGCAGATGATAGTTCAAGCGGTGAGAGTGAAGTTGAGGACCCGATCTCTGACACAGATGCGTAA
- the LOC114181207 gene encoding protein NDL1-like — protein MAESVSVDMEVLLLARKEHHIRTGCGSVSVIVCGDQNKPPLITYPDVALNYLSCFQGLFFCPEAASLLLHNFCIYHICPPGHELGAAAVCPDDPIPSAEDLANQIIEVLNYFRLGAVMCMGASAGAYILSLFATKYRERVVGLILVSPLCKAPSWTEWFYNKMMSNLLYFYGVCGVLKECLLQRYFSKEVRGDAEFPESEIVQACRKLLDERKSINIFRFLQAINERPDITEGLKRLKCRTLIFVGDSSPFHSEAIHMTSKLDRRYTALVEVQGCGSMVTEEQPYAMLVPMENFLKGYGMYRPSYLSGSPKSPLSPSCISPELLSPESMGLKLKPIKTRV, from the exons ATGGCTGAATCCGTTTCAGTAGACATGGAGGTGCTCCTTCTAGCCAGAAAG GAACATCATATTCGAACGGGCTGTGGTTCTGTATCTGTTATAGTATGTGGCGATCAAAACAAACCACCTCTGATCACTTACCCTGATGTAGCATTAAATT ATCTGTCTTGTTTCCAAGGATTATTTTTCTGTCCAGAGGCCGCTTCTTTGCTTCTTCATAACTTCTGTATATATCATATCTGTCCTCCTGGGCATGAG TTGGGAGCAGCTGCAGTTTGTCCCGATGATCCAATCCCTTCTGCTGAAGACTTAGCAAATCAAATAATTGAGGTTCTCAACTATTTTCG GCTTGGTGCAGTGATGTGTATGGGAGCATCAGCTGGTGCTTACATTCTTTCACTATTCGCT ACAAAATATAGGGAGCGTGTTGTTGGTTTAATACTTGTATCTCCCTTGTGCAAAGCTCCTTCTTGGACTGAATGGTTTTATAATAAG ATGATGTCAAATTTGCTATATTTCTACGGTGTGTGTGGCGTGTTGAAAGAGTGTCTGCTCCAGCGCTACTTCAGCAAG GAAGTTCGTGGTGATGCTGAATTTCCAGAATCAGAGATAGTTCAAGCATGCAGAAAA CTCCTAGATGAGAGAAAGAGCATCAATATCTTTCGGTTTCTTCAGGCTATCAATGA GAGACCTGATATAACGGAAGGATTGAAGAGACTAAAATGTCGTACACTTATTTTTGTTGGGGACAGCTCTCCTTTCCATTCAGAGGCTATTCATATGACTTCAAAACTTGATAGGAGATACACTGCCTTGGTCGAG GTCCAGGGTTGTGGATCAATGGTTACAGAGGAACAACCATATGCAATGCTGGTCCCTATGGAGAACTTTCTAAAGGGATATGGGATGTATAGGCCAAGCTATCTCAGTGGCAGCCCAAAGAGCCCGCTCAGTCCATCTTGCATCTCTCCTGAACTACTTTCCCCAGAGAGCATGGGATTGAAACTGAAACCTATAAAGACACGTGTTTAA